In one window of Temnothorax longispinosus isolate EJ_2023e chromosome 11, Tlon_JGU_v1, whole genome shotgun sequence DNA:
- the LOC139821542 gene encoding uncharacterized protein produces the protein MSKMMRENTDSEAFFQKYTISEEIMTRLESVREALKDDIAQANPMWKIIAGQNKEEICSESEDSDNTDEPTDNSESQIMCATDQSVPLQSTQFYFSQVERVAEPEKSATVALPQKCDILECACENLERNNGRLDFAQLESLSDEDLVPLVDEMREKLSLKGIYNLCLSMSDMTIEQKMKYINTFCTHILLPKIVELEEPSRLLSSAIVECIKIFPDEVQQFIFVPILNTELKDITLVTTIVNTFDQERKAILLEEFLACVQEMKLWHISILQNFLSIRLDHNMTDKVIKLFSEKALNYSKDKNFGKLVLSFLKVNTALSEEQKSIMTEVAAVNETLFKKPIESILSKM, from the exons ATGAGCAAGATGATGCGGGAAAATACGGATTCGGAAGCCTTTTTCCAGAAGTATACAATATCGGAAGAAATCATGACGAGACTCGAATCTGTCAGGGAAGCGTTGAAAGATGATATCGCCCAGGCTAATCCGATGTGGAAAATTATAGCTGGACAG aataaagaagaaatatgtTCAGAAAGTGAAGATAGCGACAATACTGATGAGCCGACGGACAATAGCGAGTCCCAAATAATGTGTGCCACAGATCAATCAGTACCATTACAATCTACTCAGTTTTACTTTTCGCAAGTCGAGAGAGTAGCAGAACCAGAGAAATCTGCTACTGTCGCATTACCACAAAAGTGTGATATTTTAGAGTGCGCCTGTGAAAATTTAGAACGAAATAACGGCAGGCTAGACTTCGCTCAGTTAGAAAGCTTATCCGATGAGGATCTTGTCCCACTAGTGGACGAGATGAGAGAGAAATTAAGTCTCAAGGGTATCTATAATCTGTGTCTGTCGATGAGCGATATGACTATCGAGCAGAAAATGAAGTATATCAATACATTTTGCACGCATATCTTGCTACCGAAG ATAGTCGAACTCGAGGAGCCATCTCGTTTATTGTCATCTGCTATTGTTgaatgcattaaaatatttcctgATGAGGTTcagcaatttatatttgttcctATTCTCAATACTGAGTTGAAAGACATAACGTTGGTCACCACCATTGTGAACACATTTGACCAGGAAAGGAAAGCAATTCTCTTAGA AGAGTTTCTTGCGTGTGTCCAGGAGATGAAATTGTGGCACATAtctatattgcaaaattttttatccataAGACTGGACCACAACATGACCGATAAAGTTATCAAATTATTCTCAGAGAAGGCACTTAATTATTCTAAAGATAAGAACTTTGGAAAGCTTGTGCtgtcatttttaaaagttaatacagCACTATCTGAAGAGCAGAAAAGTATAATGACTGAAGTCGCCGCCGTGAATGAAACGTTATTCAAAAAACCTATAGAAAGTATTTTAAGCAAAATGTAA
- the LOC139822576 gene encoding protein C1orf43 homolog, which produces MTQELSGVTIVIFIAAGVLTILLLFIFAKRQIMRFALRSRRGPHIPIGHDAKKSLKKEIERRIEVIPRIQYEPQLISDPRYILTPGGQAPPHYYRLKAVDDVKTLETEITRYDNCLKRHPSENLRAYLLTTLATPLNGSGQRLIHQFCDLYEHARHDPTEFGDEEYQVYTRLFLKLMDAARLLKSYPSSRKSSPSRTPIKKSVETKRNILEPRMRPPEEQILTGSRPNTLTVMTLDNSETSV; this is translated from the exons ATGACACAGGAATTGTCCGGTGTAACCATAGTGATATTTATAGCGGCGGGCGTTTTGACGATATTGTTACTATTCATCTTCGCGAAACGGCAGATCATGAGGTTCGCTTTGAGATCTCGTCGGGGCCCTCACATTCCCATAGGACACGACGCGAAAAAG TCCTTGAAGAAGGAAATAGAGAGGAGAATAGAAGTGATACCTAGGATACAATACGAGCCGCAGCTGATCAGCGACCCTAGATACATTTTGACTCCAGGTGGACAAGCCCCACCTCATTATTATAGATTAAAGGCGGTTGATGACGTTAAAACCTTGG AGACGGAGATCACGAGGTACGACAACTGTCTGAAGAGACATCCTTCGGAGAATCTGAGGGCGTATTTGCTCACCACGCTCGCTACTCCATTAAATGGAAGTGGCCAGCGTTTAATTCATCAATTCTGTGATTTGTACGAACACGCGAGACACGACCCTACCGAATTCGGCGATGAGGAGTATCAAGTGTACACTCGCCTGTTCCTGAAGTTGATGGACGC GGCACGTTTATTGAAATCATATCCGAGCAGCAGGAAGTCCAGCCCTAGTCGCACGCCGATCAAGAAGAGCGTGGagacaaagagaaatattCTGGAACCCAGGATGCGTCCGCCCGAGGAGCAAATTCTAACTGGTTCGAGACCCAACACTCTAACGGTAATGACATTAGACAACAGCGAGACGTCCGTGTAG
- the LOC139822575 gene encoding focadhesin: MEEIDYKLRSKNPILISHATSKLIEIIKKKLETEEKNISNISEFKLLSSKCNSEDSIVSTSACQALVILGETGLWDIKCALATFMACLSSSKNYQAVTVAVSRLLILDWKSHDKCIKYTLEVPTQHPFITILIQEKLSWRSVLNQMKFIMHHHDKQVMEQSVELLRPVFVHVLCNPSIDSYESCKREAWELVIKSSNTTNLRTEILLWLCTNRADTCIDANCRVLELADMTLSKRDKELCTALVPLIASLTIQLLEHGHEPVQNFCTILDLFECCYNYIGNIMIVLMAEIILICPAAYLPDALQICTVIVDRMPCHVILLNTLAAALIKWLAYPSLLCSDALVTAKKLLIKIMSQKETDSGNGTISNKMLFIFSYSNGYIQFYMELIRSLYSVEADTLSWLENLSLAPIDLRYMCKLVLCGIFLRSDEPLVVQKVCHILVQIATEINFFASHALSLLLHKLTRTHDSYMLKYLLLTVPEFAMTKENLPIVIHTLDTLLNSGKSLKYFAIQLYLKALEKEPRCYRFISTALMDTMEKDHSWRSNVACARAIKYICDNRPAHGEELVPLLSQILNRCVDLNSGAASALALDSISALCKSTVIGIYSTWQVLAPKMRKEKRTIVLESLCDLFANIPSYLFRTSEDHDRLIVDVVSLLWGYTVGDDMRVARAAFKALRSYQIERIPLSALPSEFLPDIGVQRASGKTDNKDNEPADLPQYIPGTCWIQMLKNVNRSALSAAGDLLIFYIGDELSGFRSRIYTWPQGEPQNFKYLPEKSVIRAVGEYLRRSDKADRNNHIIIVECLRIFAHKHKKPLPNIKWDFLKETMQISEAAKEYSLCIASRHCQISASAKLLTESFLSMYATVSEIDRLLLDEKHLVLYSNLEHLCHAISPNNLKQFLETSLFYIINKILLNDKKYIHLFNYIMSSYVTAFKSNDIQMGNRTLLTTLLDEISGKIDLTSKHFEKYFAAVMELLIRDVERMTAPGTWWEVTRERLKTAIAIRVQTAFKGNISEPFAWLNELVNVTKSNPEMQKYLLENIQKVQADLRSEKFCDLEIQKDWILDFIRHIDALMVGTPDEKNNITFYCDILFVLVICLSGMDCFLPNKELLITSQDIRIRLFPQAISMLVDRQMWKSIIRQIMKWLNHMRSSSVPDVYILAFQSALILLRHEDDYNSEWKNYLSVKTRFQ, from the exons ATGGAAGAGATTGATTATAAATTGAGATCAAAGAATCCTATTTTGATATCACAT GCGACATCCAAACTGATTGAGATAATCAAAAAGAAATTGGAAAcggaagaaaagaatatttcaaaC atatcaGAATTTAAATTACTCTCGTCTAAATGCAACAGTGAGGATTCTATAGTTAGCACATCTGCGTGCCAAGCATTGGTTATACTTGGCGAGACTGGATTATGGGACATCAAGTGTGCATTAGCAACATTTATGGCATGCTTATCTTCTTCAAA aaattatcaGGCAGTCACTGTGGCAGTAAGTCGATTGTTGATATTAGATTGGAAGTCGCACGATAAATGCATTAAATACACTCTCGAAGTCCCTACTCAGCATCCATTTATCACGATCCTGATTCAGGAAAAGCTCAGCTGGAGGTCCGTACTGAATCAAATGAAGTTCATCATGCATCATCACGACAAACA AGTTATGGAGCAGAGTGTGGAGCTACTGCGACCAGTATTCGTGCACGTACTGTGCAATCCTTCCATAGATTCGTATGAGAGTTGCAAACGGGAGGCATGGGAGCTTGTAATTAAATCTAGCAACACTACAAATTTACGAACAGAGATCTTACTCTGGCTGTGCACTAATCGAGCGGACACTTGCATTGATGCAAATTGCCGAGTTCTGGAGCTCGCGGATATGACGTTGTCGAAAAGAGATAAGGAGTTGTGTACCGCGTTAGTACCTTTAATCGCATCTTTGACGATACAGCTTTTGGAACACGGTCATGAACCTGTACAAAATTTTTGCACGATATTGGATCTCTTCGAATGCTGTTACAATTACATAGGAAATATTATGATAGTTTTGATggcagaaataattttgatatgtcCTGCAGCTTATTTACCTGACGCCCTTCAAATat GTACAGTTATCGTGGACAGAATGCCGTGCcacgttatattattaaacacgtTAGCTGCAGCCTTGATAAAGTGGTTGGCCTATCCATCGTTATTGTGCTCTGATGCGTTAGTGACagcgaaaaaattattaattaagataatgtCCCAAAAGGAAACAGACAGTGGTAACGGTACTATTTCAAATAAGATGCTGTTCATATTCAGCTATAGCAATGGATACATCCAATTTTATATGGAACTCATCCGCAGTCTATATTCTGTGGAAGCTGACACTCTGTCATGGCTGGAGAACTTGTCTCTCGCGCCAATAGATCTGAGATACATGTGTAAACTGGTCCTGTGCGGGATCTTCCTGCGTAGCGACGAACCTCTCGTTGTGCAGAAAGTCTGCCATATTCTCGTGCAAATAGCGACGGAGATCAACTTCTTCGCGTCGCACGCGCTGTCCCTGTTGCTGCATAAATTAACTAGAACTCATGATAGCTACATGCTGAAATATCTGTTGCTGACTGTGCCGGAGTTTGCCATGACTAAGGAAAATCTACCGATCGTTATCCACACATTGGATACGCTACTGAACAGCGGCAAGTCGctgaaatattttgcaatccAGCTTTATTTGAAGGCGTTGGAGAAGGAGCCGCGCTGTTATCGCTTCATATCCACCGCGCTGATGGACACCATGGAGAAAGATCACAGTTGGCGCTCGAACGTGGCATGCGCTCGGGCGATAAAGTACATTTGCGACAACCGGCCCGCGCACGGTGAGGAACTTGTGCCGTTGCTGTCGCAAATCCTGAATCGATGCGTTGATCTGAACAGCGGTGCGGCCAGTGCGCTCGCGCTCGACAGCATCTCGGCCCTATGCAAGTCCACAGTGATAG GCATTTATTCTACGTGGCAAGTGTTAGCACCGAAGATGCGCAAGGAGAAGCGTACGATAGTCCTGGAAAGTCTGTGCGATCTTTTTGCCAATATTCCCTCGTACTTGTTTCGTACGAGTGAGGACCATGACAGACTCATCGTCGACGTCGTGTCTCTTTTGTGGGGTTACACGGTCGGCGATGACATGAGGGTCGCGAGAGCGGCGTTCAAGGCATTAAGGTCTTACCAGATAGAACGAATTCCTCTGAGTGCTTTGCCTTCAGAGTTCCTACCGGACATTGGTGTACAGCGCGCATCCGGAAAGACAGATAATAAAGATAACGAGCCCGCGGACCTGCCGCAATACATACCGGGCACTTGTTGGATCCAGATGCTGAAGAATGTGAACAGAAGTGCCCTATCGGCGGCCGGAGATCttctaattttctatattGGGGACGAATTGAGTGGCTTCAGATCGCGAATATATACTTGGCCACAAGGGGAACCGCAAAACTTTAAGTATCTGCCAGAGAAAAGCGTGATAAGGGCCGTCGGCGAGTATTTGAGACGAAGCGACAAGGCGGATCGGAATAATCACATAATCATAGTCGAGTGTTTGCGTATATTCGCTCATAAGCACAAGAAGCCGTTGCCAAACATAAAGTGGGACTTCTTGAAGGAAACCATGCAGATATCGGAGGCAGCTAAAGAGTATAGCTTGTGTATCGCGAGTCGTCATTGTCAAATCTCGGCGTCGGCGAAATTGTTGACGGAAAGTTTCTTATCTATGTATGCGACCGTATCAGAAATCGATCGATTATTGCTGGACGAGAAACACTTGGTGCTCTACTCGAATTTGGAACACCTGTGCCACGCTATTTCGCCAAATAACTTAAAACAATTTCTCGAAACttctctcttttatatcattaacAAAATCTTGTTGAATGACAAAAAGTATATTCATCTATTTAATTACATCATGTCTTCTTATGTCACCGCTTTCAAAAGCAACGATATACAAATGGGAAATCGCACGTTGCTGACTACGCTTTTGGACGAGATATCGGGAAAAATCGACTTAACGTCCAAAcatttcgagaaatattttgcgGCTGTGATGGAATTGTTAATCAGGGATGTCGAAAGAATGACAGCGCCTGGCACTTGGTGGGAAGTAACCCGAGAAAGACTGAAAACCGCTATCGCTATTAGAGTCCAGACAGCCTTCAAGGGAAATATCAGCGAGCCATTCGCCTGGCTGAATGAACTTGTCAACGTAACCAAGTCTAATCCTGA gatgcaaaaatatttattagaaaatatacaaaaagtGCAGGCTGACTTGAGATCGGAGAAATTCTGCGATCTTGAAATACAAAAAGATTggattttagattttataagGCACATCGATGCGCTTATGGTGGGAACTCCAGatgaaaaaaacaatataacattttactgtgatattttatttgtcttgGTTATCTGCTTGTCCGGCATGGACTGTTTCCTGCCGAATAAAGAATTGCTAATTACTTCGCAAGACATTAGGATAAGACTGTTTCCACAGGCGATCTCTATGCTTGTTGATCGACAAATGTGGAAATCCATAATACGCCAG ATTATGAAATGGCTGAATCACATGAGGAGCAGTTCCGTACctgatgtatatatacttgcaTTTCAAAGCGCATTGATTTTATTAAGGCATGAAGACgactataactcagaatggaaaaattatttgtcagTCAAAACTCGTTTTCAATAA